A window of Sulfurimonas gotlandica GD1 contains these coding sequences:
- a CDS encoding 4-(cytidine 5'-diphospho)-2-C-methyl-D-erythritol kinase, whose product MKIYRAYAKVNVFLKITGKRDNYHEIISRFMRVDSLYDELCFSPKTKDGFEIIGEFSCETQQNTIYKAYVALREAVESESLDKLMDSYAIEVKKSIPAFAGLGGGSSDAATYLKMCNEVLHLGLSKNELAQIGLKVGADVPFFIYGYDSANVSGIGEIVEEFKEDILDFEVYTPKVEISTPKVYISYRENFYSPIDGFEIQELKNKTSLEVLESMSADEANDLFKPALQEYSELKNHYKHGYYFSGSGSSFFRLAI is encoded by the coding sequence ATGAAAATTTACAGAGCGTATGCTAAGGTAAATGTTTTTTTAAAAATAACAGGTAAAAGAGATAATTACCACGAAATAATCTCACGTTTTATGAGGGTAGATTCTTTATATGATGAGCTGTGCTTTTCTCCAAAAACTAAAGATGGTTTTGAAATTATTGGAGAATTTTCTTGCGAGACACAACAAAATACTATATATAAAGCCTACGTAGCTTTAAGAGAAGCAGTAGAGTCTGAATCCTTAGATAAACTAATGGATTCATATGCCATAGAAGTGAAAAAGTCTATACCGGCTTTTGCTGGACTTGGTGGTGGTAGTAGTGATGCTGCAACATATCTAAAAATGTGTAACGAAGTTCTGCATCTAGGGCTTAGTAAAAATGAGCTTGCTCAAATAGGCTTAAAAGTGGGTGCTGATGTACCATTTTTTATATATGGATATGACAGTGCAAATGTTAGCGGTATAGGTGAGATAGTTGAAGAATTTAAAGAAGATATATTAGACTTTGAAGTATACACGCCAAAAGTAGAGATCTCTACACCTAAAGTATATATTAGCTATAGAGAAAACTTCTACTCACCTATTGATGGTTTTGAAATTCAAGAGTTAAAAAACAAAACTTCGTTAGAAGTTTTAGAGAGTATGAGCGCAGATGAAGCGAACGATCTTTTTAAGCCTGCATTACAAGAATATAGTGAGTTAAAGAATCATTACAAACATGGATATTACTTTAGTGGAAGTGGAAGTAGTTTTTTTAGATTAGCCATATAA
- the csrA gene encoding carbon storage regulator CsrA produces the protein MLVLARKLDESIIIGDNINIKIISIDKGVVKLGIDAPRDVSIIRNELLEDVKDLNIAASKKHSHDDLSLLSKIIKK, from the coding sequence ATGTTAGTATTAGCTAGAAAATTAGATGAATCAATTATTATTGGTGACAATATAAATATAAAAATTATATCTATAGACAAGGGTGTAGTTAAATTAGGTATAGATGCTCCAAGAGATGTTTCTATCATAAGAAATGAACTACTAGAAGATGTAAAAGATTTAAATATTGCTGCTTCAAAAAAGCATAGTCATGATGACTTGAGCCTACTTAGTAAGATTATTAAAAAATAG
- the truB gene encoding tRNA pseudouridine(55) synthase TruB (catalyzes isomerization of specific uridines in RNA to pseudouridine; responsible for residues in T loops of many tRNAs): MNRLFVAYKPTGISSNFFLSRLKRKYNDKKAGFSGTLDPFAKGVLLIGFGSHTKLFRFLDKTPKTYRATLWLGAASDSLDTEMIEKVEILEEFSLEKIEEVVKSLEGELEYEPPIFSAKRINGQRAYDLARAGKEFTLNKINSSIYETKLISYCHPFVTFEATVSEGTYIRSLGRIITHRLGLEYGSLSALERLCEGQFRFDEEKALDIKKSLNIPINFYLGDSENLKYGRVLALEDLEIQEDGYYWLDNGDNISIINIENQTVKYELGRIYTC, encoded by the coding sequence ATGAATCGACTCTTTGTAGCATATAAACCTACAGGGATCAGCTCGAATTTTTTTCTATCAAGATTAAAAAGAAAATATAATGATAAAAAAGCCGGTTTTTCAGGAACACTTGATCCTTTTGCAAAAGGTGTTTTACTTATTGGTTTTGGCTCTCATACAAAATTATTTCGTTTTTTAGATAAAACCCCAAAGACTTACCGTGCAACTCTATGGCTTGGTGCTGCATCTGATTCTCTTGACACTGAGATGATAGAAAAAGTAGAGATTCTAGAAGAGTTTAGCTTAGAGAAGATAGAAGAAGTTGTAAAGTCTTTAGAAGGTGAGTTGGAATATGAGCCGCCTATATTTAGTGCCAAACGTATAAATGGGCAGAGAGCTTATGATTTAGCAAGAGCTGGTAAAGAGTTCACACTTAATAAAATTAACTCTAGCATCTATGAGACAAAACTTATAAGTTATTGCCATCCTTTTGTTACTTTTGAAGCAACTGTGTCAGAAGGTACATATATTCGTTCACTTGGCCGTATTATAACTCATAGGCTAGGTTTAGAGTATGGAAGTCTGAGCGCCTTGGAGAGACTTTGTGAAGGACAGTTTAGATTTGATGAGGAAAAAGCTCTAGATATTAAAAAATCTCTTAATATTCCTATAAATTTCTATCTTGGTGATAGCGAGAATCTTAAATATGGAAGGGTTCTTGCTTTAGAAGATTTAGAGATACAAGAAGACGGATATTATTGGTTAGATAATGGCGATAATATTTCAATAATAAATATAGAAAATCAAACTGTAAAATATGAACTAGGTAGGATATATACATGTTAG
- a CDS encoding ATP-dependent helicase → MEKIFEKLNESQSQAVKQSEGPVLILAGAGSGKTTTIVSRLAYLVEVLGIPASNTLTLTFTNKAAKEMRERALDMIKDISYPPLLCTFHKFGLLFLKFNIHLLNRQNNFVVIDTDDKKRIIKKINSEIPTPLIASEISRYKNSLLTPDDAYKQAELFNYQQIAKVYEEYEAYLRENNLVDFDDLIALTYKLLDENPKLAETTSQKYQYIMIDEYQDTNELQLKLLQKLCTSHNNLCVVGDDDQSIYGWRGAHIRNIIEFDQDFKGTSTFKLENNYRSKEPILKVANALIEHNRSRLGKKLIATRGAGEDVSIINSHDENEESRKIAQKIKKLLDSGVRANDIAILYRVNVLSRSIEEGLNRTGIAYKLVGGLRFYDRAEIKDLISYIRIITNFHDDFSFKRVVNKPKRGLGKASIEKIELAAHASSSSIYEYIKKTSLADLETLVRKKNASTLKTFIKDIEKVSKVATESTYNFIDVLEETFHLKNIYAGMQDEAERILNMDEFYGLFRDFVKKSPESGLDEFLNELTLQSEQDQVEGESIYMMSIHASKGLEFEHIFIIGLEEGFLPLIGDGSDLEEERRLGYVSFTRAKETLTLSHAGSRFYKGRRSDLQKSRFFNEAGLCEGSLKVEKNTAFKKGDLVRHKIFGTGRVTGISKSGREFKLNINFAGTKRDILASFVERL, encoded by the coding sequence ATGGAAAAAATATTTGAAAAACTTAATGAATCTCAGAGTCAAGCTGTAAAACAATCAGAGGGTCCGGTTCTGATTTTAGCGGGGGCTGGGAGTGGAAAAACAACTACTATAGTCTCTCGTCTGGCGTATCTTGTTGAGGTTCTTGGTATTCCTGCATCCAACACTTTAACGCTAACTTTTACAAATAAAGCGGCAAAAGAGATGCGTGAACGGGCGCTAGATATGATTAAAGATATCTCTTATCCGCCACTTCTTTGTACATTTCATAAGTTTGGTCTGCTATTTTTAAAGTTTAATATTCATCTTTTAAACAGACAAAACAACTTTGTTGTAATTGATACAGATGATAAAAAAAGAATCATCAAAAAAATAAATTCTGAGATTCCAACACCACTAATAGCTAGTGAAATATCAAGATATAAAAACTCACTTTTAACTCCAGATGATGCTTATAAACAAGCAGAGCTTTTTAACTATCAGCAAATTGCGAAAGTTTATGAAGAGTATGAAGCTTATTTAAGAGAAAATAATTTAGTAGATTTTGATGACCTTATAGCTTTAACATATAAACTTCTAGATGAAAACCCGAAACTTGCAGAAACAACATCTCAAAAGTATCAGTATATTATGATTGATGAGTATCAAGATACAAACGAATTACAGTTAAAACTTCTACAAAAACTATGTACTTCTCATAACAATTTATGTGTTGTCGGTGATGATGATCAGAGCATCTACGGTTGGCGTGGAGCACACATAAGAAATATCATTGAGTTTGATCAGGATTTTAAAGGTACATCCACTTTTAAGCTAGAAAATAACTATCGCTCAAAAGAGCCTATTTTAAAAGTTGCAAATGCGCTTATTGAACACAACCGTTCTCGATTGGGCAAGAAGCTCATTGCTACTCGTGGTGCCGGTGAAGATGTTAGTATTATTAACTCTCATGATGAAAATGAAGAGTCAAGAAAAATAGCACAAAAAATAAAAAAACTTTTGGACTCTGGGGTTAGAGCCAATGATATTGCTATTCTTTATCGCGTTAATGTTTTAAGTCGTTCTATTGAAGAGGGTTTAAATCGTACCGGAATTGCTTATAAACTTGTCGGCGGACTTAGATTTTATGATAGAGCTGAGATTAAAGATCTTATAAGTTATATACGTATAATTACAAACTTTCATGACGACTTCTCATTTAAAAGAGTAGTAAATAAGCCAAAAAGAGGTCTAGGAAAAGCTAGTATAGAAAAGATTGAACTAGCCGCTCATGCTTCATCATCATCTATATATGAGTATATAAAGAAAACATCTTTAGCTGATTTAGAAACGCTTGTTAGAAAGAAGAATGCAAGTACATTAAAGACATTTATTAAAGATATTGAAAAAGTATCAAAGGTAGCTACTGAGTCTACATATAACTTTATAGATGTTTTAGAAGAGACTTTTCACTTAAAAAACATCTATGCAGGTATGCAAGATGAAGCAGAAAGAATTTTAAACATGGATGAGTTCTATGGACTCTTTCGCGACTTTGTAAAAAAATCTCCTGAGTCAGGACTTGATGAGTTTTTAAATGAGTTGACTCTTCAAAGTGAACAAGACCAGGTTGAGGGTGAGAGCATCTACATGATGAGTATTCACGCTTCAAAAGGTCTGGAGTTTGAGCATATCTTTATCATAGGGCTTGAAGAAGGCTTTTTACCTCTTATAGGTGATGGAAGTGATTTGGAAGAAGAGAGACGTCTAGGTTATGTTTCTTTTACCAGAGCCAAAGAGACGCTTACACTTTCTCATGCCGGAAGTAGATTTTACAAAGGACGAAGAAGTGATCTTCAAAAGAGTCGATTTTTTAATGAAGCTGGACTTTGTGAAGGCTCTTTAAAAGTAGAAAAAAATACAGCCTTTAAAAAAGGTGACTTAGTACGTCATAAAATCTTTGGAACAGGCAGAGTTACAGGTATTAGTAAAAGTGGACGAGAGTTCAAGCTAAACATCAACTTTGCAGGTACTAAAAGAGATATCCTTGCATCTTTTGTTGAGCGCCTATGA